The sequence TCTTAGGAATATGTACACACTAATAACCATTAACTAATATCATCAAGTAATATTTAGAAATAAGGGGACAGTGAATGTTGGCTGCCATTGACACTTGCCGCCGTTGAAGTTGTTTTCGGAGGCTAGTATTTCCGGGTCATTGATGTCAAAATAAAAGTATCTACATTTTTTTATGGGGTATTCGTTAAGTCATTGCACAACTTAAATCATTGAGAAATATCACAAGGTGTTTTATTCAACAAAAATAGAAATGCATTCAATACAAAATATTGTGCTAAGAAGCTCGAAGAAACCTAAAATATAAAATCACGTTCATCAATGTCATCTTTTCGGTCCAACGCTGCCTCCTGGCTGCCATGCTCTGTATTTCATGCTGGTGGTCGGTTGCCGTCTAAGCAGGCTGTCACCTTGGTCAATGTCTTTGGGTTCATCGTATTTCGTCGTTATATGGAAGTCTGTTCTGGCCTTTTTCACAAAGTATGAGTTCAGCTTCTCGCCATGATAACTGCACAGAAAATTGCATTTTTGTATAAATTCAAATATACTTCCAAATACCCTAATACATTCATAAACAGAGGTGCATCTTCTACACAGCAGAAAGGCACTTTCTATATGTAAATCCTTTGGCAACTCTATAGTTAATGGTAATTGGTGTGTCACTCACCCAAATCCCCTTTTACATCTAGGATGCTGTCCTTCATTCTCAAGGGCATCTGGGATCCCTGCTTGGCTGTTTCCAAGCCCTTCCCCATCCTTCCAGCCCTGCTGTTCCATCACCCGCCGACCAAACCCCTGAGGAAGGAGAACATGCGGGGGCTCAGCGATGCACTGCAtgtagcccccccccacacaggcaacaccagccagacaggcaCAAGGACTTTACCTTTGTGAACTTCTCAAAGCCGCCGATTGGTCTGTCGCGTCCGGACCTGTCCTCaagcccctccctcatcctcttctcGTAACGCATGCGGACGTAGTCCCGGGAGTCCATGTCCCCTCCGTCTGTGACAGACAGTGTCAGGACAGACAGTGTCAGGACAGACAGTGTCAGGACAGACAGTGTCAGGACAGACAGTGTCAGGACAGACAGTGTCAGGACAGACAGTGTCAGGACAGACAGTGTCAGGACAGACAGTGTCAGGACAGATGCTCTGAACATGTCTGGGTGATCCATCCCTGGCCTACTTTACATTACCCTTCAAATAACACCACTTGGTAATCACCAAGTCTTCAATACAGTTCTTACTGTAACTGACCATGGAGGAAAACCACGTCAAGTCAGGTTACCTTTATCATAGTAAACGCCCATGTCCACGTCCCAGTCGTCCGCCGTTTGCTCATCAAAATCTATGAAAAGGAGCAGAGTTATAAGCAaccacaatatatatatatatatgacgcAGTATATGACCTATACATAGGTGATATTTAGGTCCAGGTCTATGTGCGTGGGTGAAGCCCTCTAACATTCTAAAAAGGgatgtacaaatacatttgattataAATATATGCAGTggttcccacagattagaataataattccttcgttaataattcgttacacagttaatttgttaataatttgttacattaaatattaatccaaaatgattcacaccttcacaaattaacaacaactaacatataatttctgcattatgcatgtagcaacgctagtgctaaacaactatttaactggtcggctccatgacgccgagtaagtagctagctcttgagacttctcaccaaaagaacgaaggggaaacttcgagtactgcgcaccgccacaaattagtctatgtgtgggaaacactgatatgaTTCAGGTTATTTCCAAATTGCTAATTTCGCACCCCCCTCACCTTTActcaaccccctcctcctctacacccccctcctcctcctcctctactcacccccctcctcctctactccccccttcctcctctacaccccccccctcctcctcctctacaccccctcctcctctacacccccccccccccctcctcctcctctacaccccctccttctctacaccccccccactcctcctctacaccccatcctcctctacacccccccctcctcctctacaccccccctctcctcctctacaccccctcctcctctacacccccccctcctcctcctctacaccacccctcctcctctacgcccccctctcctcctctacgcccccctctcctcctccccctgtactcacccccctcctcctcctgccagtACTGGGCGTCGGTGTAGAAGACCAGGCCGGAGCCGCCCTTCTCCCACTTCAGCTCGATCTCCTCCTCGTACAGCCGCTCCTTGCTGCGCTCCTGGCTCGTCACGTCCTCGTGGAGGGCCTCGTGGCGCTCCCACTCCTCGCAGCGGTCCTCGTCCTGGGCggagagacaaaacaaacatacGGGACAGGGAAGTACATTTGTTTGAGCCTGAATGTGGGTGTGGCGGGTTTTTAAAACGACTGTTAAATACGATCCCCTGGATAAGAAGTGTGGCGTGGTGGTGGCGGGGGCAGATTTGCTGTTTTCAAAAAGGGGGCGGGCCAGCTAGAGttagtgggggggaggggtcaacaCATTAACTAAAGTCTCCACAAGTATTCAGATACCACATCCTGTGATTAGCTACATTCTACAGGTATCAACCCACATCATCCGGATCTGATTGGACATCTTCTtcctctgggtctgggtctggggtctgctgcgtggagggaggggggtcagcTGAACCACCCTGGGCGTCTGACGGTGCAGG comes from Hypomesus transpacificus isolate Combined female chromosome 2, fHypTra1, whole genome shotgun sequence and encodes:
- the gpatch3 gene encoding G patch domain-containing protein 3 — translated: MADSTSPAVYVVVSNIPAAFRSADLRNYFSQFIEGGGFLCFHYRHRPEVLKGSEIEGPQVDQTKLGQTEEPDQTDKAHSNLLETAESGSSSKGKTCCCVVSVHLKEADRFVKMYASNQWIDSKGSWLARRCVIKRVKVSNSTDDEGFPYRTKSEQRRRVALTERFTEADLKALPELNPPSLMPSGNVGTTIKVFLQLIQSCRLPPRLIRKLGLTFPKTSCNRRYGNVPFQYHDTRIMPVTEESVFTADGQEICGPGAVAPAPSDAQGGSADPPPSTQQTPDPDPEEEDVQSDPDDDEDRCEEWERHEALHEDVTSQERSKERLYEEEIELKWEKGGSGLVFYTDAQYWQEEEGDFDEQTADDWDVDMGVYYDKDGGDMDSRDYVRMRYEKRMREGLEDRSGRDRPIGGFEKFTKGFGRRVMEQQGWKDGEGLGNSQAGIPDALENEGQHPRCKRGFGYHGEKLNSYFVKKARTDFHITTKYDEPKDIDQGDSLLRRQPTTSMKYRAWQPGGSVGPKR